In a single window of the Spirochaetota bacterium genome:
- a CDS encoding aspartate carbamoyltransferase catalytic subunit, whose translation MSGLQRKDLLDIQSLTTEEILLICNSAKYFKALFTRSIKTVPILRGKTVCLLFYEPSTRTRISFELAAKRLSADLINIAVQTSSVVKGESLIDTVHTLEAYKADFIVMRHAASLAPHFLSRNIKSSVINAGDGNHAHPTQALLDAYSLMEIVGTINGLHIGIVGDILHSRVARSDIEIFKRLGAKVSLIGPPTLVPDEFRMYGVDIYYEFDEILPHLNVINMLRIQRERQQGSFFPSIREYHKRFALTKERLKRCKKDVIVMHPGPINRGIEIDDEVADSSHAIINEQVTNGVAVRMAIFYLLAGGAPLDEKEVE comes from the coding sequence ATGAGTGGTTTACAAAGAAAAGACTTACTGGATATACAATCATTAACTACCGAAGAAATTTTATTAATATGTAACTCTGCAAAATATTTCAAGGCCCTTTTTACGCGATCAATTAAAACAGTGCCAATTTTACGAGGTAAGACTGTTTGCCTTTTATTTTATGAGCCCTCAACTCGCACACGCATAAGTTTTGAGCTGGCAGCAAAACGCCTTTCAGCAGATTTAATAAATATTGCGGTGCAAACATCAAGCGTGGTAAAAGGAGAATCTCTGATTGATACTGTGCATACGCTGGAAGCGTATAAAGCAGATTTTATTGTTATGCGTCATGCGGCCTCATTAGCGCCGCATTTTTTATCTCGTAATATAAAATCATCAGTGATTAATGCAGGGGATGGCAACCATGCTCATCCAACGCAAGCTCTGCTGGATGCATACTCACTGATGGAAATAGTGGGTACTATCAATGGATTGCATATTGGTATTGTGGGTGATATTCTTCATTCACGTGTTGCTCGTTCTGATATTGAGATTTTTAAGCGATTGGGAGCAAAGGTTAGCCTGATTGGTCCTCCCACGCTGGTTCCTGATGAATTCAGGATGTATGGTGTTGATATTTATTATGAGTTTGATGAAATACTTCCTCATCTTAATGTTATTAACATGTTGCGTATACAGCGTGAACGCCAGCAGGGTTCATTTTTCCCTTCAATACGGGAATACCATAAACGCTTTGCTTTGACCAAAGAACGCCTTAAACGATGTAAGAAAGATGTTATTGTGATGCATCCCGGACCAATTAACCGGGGTATTGAAATAGACGATGAGGTGGCCGATAGTTCCCATGCAATAATAAATGAACAGGTCACCAATGGGGTAGCAGTACGGATGGCTAT